The genomic stretch GTCGGGGTCATCGGCGTGTTGCTCGGCTTTCCGCTGCTCGATCCCCTCGCCGGCGCACTCGTGAGCGTTCTGGTCGTCTATCAGGGCGTCGAGATCAGCCGCGAGAACGTCGATTACCTCATCGGTGCGGCACCCCACCCCGAGAAGCGAGGCGAGATTACCGAAACGCTCCGTGAGCACCCCAACGTGCAGGGCGTCCACGATCTCACCGTCTTCTATGACGGTCCCGTCCTCGAGGTCGAAGTGCACGTCGAGGTCGACGGCGACATGCCGTTCCGACAGGCACACGACATCGAGTCGGACCTGATCGATCGACTTCGCGCGCTCGAGGACGTCGGTGACGCACACGTCCACCTCGACCCGTCGGGGATCGGCGAGTGGAAAGACTGTCGAGACGACCGCTGAGGCTTACCCGTCGCCGGCAGCAGTCCTCGCGGATCGGTTCGTCGATGCCGACTTACCCGTGTCGTCAGTGACGTCCGTGTTGTCAGTATCGTCCGCTTCGCCGGTACCGTTCGCACCACGACCGTCGGTACCGGCCCGTGGCAACGTAACGGTGAACCTCGAGCCGTCGGGGCTGGTCTCGTTCAACTCGACACAACCGCCGTACCGATTCGACAGAATGTGGACGAGGTACAGTCCAAGCCCGTGATTTCGTGACTTTCGCTCGAACAGCGTCCGTCGGGTCTCCTCGGAAATCCCAGGACCGTTATCCGCGACTTCGACAGTTGCTGTGTCGGCTGTCGTCGTCACGGTGACCGTGACGTGTGGCCTGTCGCTGTCGTTGTGCTCGAGCGCGTTCTCGAGGAGGTTGATGACGATCCACTTAACGCCGCTGTTCGCGCTGACGGCCACGTCGTCGGGAATCGTCGTCTCGATCTCAAGGTGGTCGAACCGTTCGTTAAAAGACTGCACCTCCTCGCGTACCAGCGCGCTCAGGTCGACGCTCGTCGTCGGGTCCTGCGTTTGGCTGGCGTTCAACATCGCTCGCACGTCGTCGATCACGTCGGTGAGTCCCTCGCTCTCGCGGTCGATCGTCTCGAGACTCGAGCGATGGCGATGTTCGTCGCCCACCTCCTCGAGCAACAACGACGCGTGCCCGCTGATTATCTGAGCGCTGTTGAGTACCTCGTGACGGAGGAGGTCGTTTAGATACGTCAACACCTCGCGTTCGTCCTCGAGTCGCTCCGCCCGGACGGCTACGGCCGTCGCCTCGACTTCGCGTTGGATCGCTCGTGCTTCGATGAATCCGAACGTGAATCCAGCGATTGCACCGGTGTTCACGGCGAAGTGCGCCCAGGCGACGTCGCCGGCGAATGAGTACCACGGAAAGAGGACGATCATCGCGAGATTGATCGCCAAAAATCCGAGTCCGACAGCTGTCGTCCAGTAGACGACCCGGCAGTAGCGATCGACGCCGATCTGACTTCGCTCGAGGCGGTATCCGCCCCAGACGAGTCCGAGTGCGGGAGCGGCAATCGTGACCATGCTGAGCGCGATCGCTGTCGTATCGAGCACCGAACGAAACCAGACCGCCCAGCCGAGAAAGACCGCGATCGAGAGCAGGCCGAATCCGCTGACGAGCCACGACAATTTCGCCTGGCCTGCCTGGCAGAGCGCACGAACGGTGCTCATCGGCCCCTCACCATCGGTTCGACCGGTCCAACCACCCACATCTATCGTTAGTAACACGACGCGCGCTAAAGGGTGTACCGGCCAACGGACGAGGGTAAGGCCAACGGACGAGGGTAACCGGCCGACGGGTGGCACTATTGCGTTGTCACCGGGAAACGAGCTTTTAACCGTACAGCCGTGAGGATACGGGTATGGATTCGGCTATCGGCGACGTACAGGAAGTGACGGCGGGCGAGTGTACGGACTGCTACTTCCTCGACACTGGGATGTACGAGACGGCCGGCTACGGTGGCGTCTACATCGTCGACGACGACAACCCGGCCGTCGTCGAGACGGGACTCGGGACGAACCACGAACTCATTCTCGAGGCCCTCGAGGAACTCGAGATCGCCTACGAAGACCTCGCGGCCATCGTCGTCACGCACATTCACCTCGACCACGCCGGCGGCGCTGGCCTCCTCGCCGAGGCGTGCCCGAACGCGGACGTCTACGTTCCCGCACCCGGGACCTCGCTGCTCGCGGACCCCTCGAAACTGGTCGCCGGAACGAAAGCCGCCGTCGGTGACCAGTGGCAGTACTACGTCGACCCGTTGCCCATCGACGAGGACCGAATCGTCAGCGTCGAGGAGGGGGACGTCATCGACCTCGGGACGCACGAACTCAGGGCCCACCACGCACCCGGCCACGCGTTCCACCAACTGGTCTACGAAGATCCCGCGAACGACGCCGTCTTCGTCGGCGACGCCGCGGGTATCTGGGCACCCGGTCCCGAGACGATCACGGAGACTTCTCCACCCTCCGACTTCGACCTCGAGGAGTGTCTTGCGGACGTCGAGATGCTGCAGGAACTCGACCCAGACGTGCTCCTCTACACTCACTTCGGCCCGCGAGCGGTCGGCGACAACGCCGAGGCCGCACTCGAGGAGTACGCCACCGTCCTCACCGAGTGGGTCGATGAAGTCGAATCGAAACGGGAGGAACTCGAGGGCGACGAGGCCGTTCTCGAACACTTCGCGGCCTCGAGCGAGATGGCCGACACGTGGGGAGCAGAGAAAGCGAGTGCGGAAGCGGTGATGAACGCGCGCGGCGTTCTCGGCTATCTCGACGCCGACGAATAACTCGAACCGGAGGACGTGGAAATCCCTGTTGCCGTGTGCACAACGTCGATTTCTCTCGTTGCCCAAAGGGACGGCTCATCGTTACCAACCTCTATCAAAAACCACGGACACCGGTAGCAATCGCGATTGAGTCACTCGTCCTTCCAGATGAGGCCCTCGGTCGTCGTGGTCAACACGGTGTCACCGTCGTCGTTCTCGCAAACGACGTCGCTCGTGAACTCGTAGCGGTCATCTCGTTCGACGACCGTATCGTACGTCGACCGGCAGGTGATCCGTTCGCCGGTAAAAACCGGTCGACGAAAGTCGAGTTCCATCGTGCTGGCCAACACGTCGTTATCGCTACCCAGTTTCGTCGGCAATGTCGCAGTCAGTAACCCCTGAACCATCACTCGCCCGTTTTCGTCCGGTTCAGTGTGACGTGACTGATCGTCACCGGTGAGTTCGCCAAACTGCTGGACGTCTTCGACCGTAAACGTTCGCTCGAACGTTCTCGTCTCGCCTTCGACTGGCTGAGTCATCAATATCGATCGTACTAATTACGCCCCTGAAACAAGAGGATAGCGGTATAACAGCGGTGGAATCGGTATACCCCCCGTCTCAGTGACTGCTCCACTGCTATCGTCCTCCACGAATCCACTCGAGGCCCGAACCCTCCTCCGCACGCTCGAGCCAACCGTACGGCCGGACGTTTAGATAGTTCCGGCCCGAACACACGGGTATGAGCGACATCCTGTTGGCGGCGATCGTCGTCATCCCGCTTACCTGGCACCTCGCGCTCACCGCGTTCGTCTACCACGACGCCGGGAAGGTCGGCCTCGAGCCACCGAAGAAGTGGGCGGCGATCACGTTCTGTATCCCGATTTTTGGCTTCTTCATCTACATCTTCGAGCGCAGCGAACTCGATTATAAACCCGAAGAAGATCCCTACAAGGGCCAGAACTACAACATTCACCCCTCGAGGGCCGATGATTCGCCGCTTCGCTCTCGGGGAGACGACCGGCCGGACCCCGGCGACGCCGAATGGGACGGGACGAGCGACGATGCGTGGACCGAAACGGAGAGCGCTAGCGACGGAGGCGATGGCGACGAGTGGGGAGCAGATCGCGGCGAGTGGGGCAACCAAGACGACGACGCCGTCGACCAAGGATCGCGGTAGCGTCGACGGTCGGTCGGCCTCGGCAACTCAGTTTTTGTCCCAAAACACAGATCGAAAATCGACACGCGAACGTCTGAAAGTCACCGACGGCGACCGACAGCCGCCGCTCAGTCGTCTGCGGGTGCGCTCGCCGCACTCGAGTCGAAGCGTTCGGCTGGCACCGTGCCGTCGTCGTTCCACTCGCGCTCCTCGTAGTACTCGGAGAGTCCCGTTTCGAACTCCGGCACTTCGTAGGGCAGCGTGTCGTCCCCGCGGTCGAAGCCGCGCTGGTTATTGAAGTGACGCTCGAGCGAGACGACCTCGCCGCCGAGTTCGAGGAGTTCCTCGTAGTCAGCGTCGAGGAGGGTCTCGAGGCGCTCGGGGGTCATGAAGTCCCGCGAGAACTTACAGAGGACGCCGCTGTCTTTGATCGCGTTGATGTTCTCGAGTTCGATGACCTTCGGCGGCTTGCCCTCGAGGCCGTCCTTGTCGAAGGCATCGTCGGCGTCGACGAGTGGGTACTCGTAGGGGTAGAACTCGGCGTACATGTGGTCGGCACCACGATTCGAGGTGGCGAAGGCGAGTCCCTGTCCGTTGAGGGTGCGCCCGTCGTGGGCGGGGAACTCCATGCCCTTGACCGTCCAGTTCTCGACGCCGAGTTCGTCGTGGAAGGCGTCAATTCCCTCCGCGAGCGTGTCGCCGACATCCTCGCGGTAGGCGATTTTCTCGACGAGGTCGTGGATCAGGTCGACGTTGCCGAACTCGTCTTCGCTTTCGAGGTAGGCCGCGACGACGTCGCCCGCCGAAATGGTGTCGAGGCCGAGTTCGTCACAGAGCTTGTTCGATTTCATCACGTCGACGACGTCGTCCACGCCCGAGTTCGAGCCGAACGCCATGACCGTCTCGTACTCCGGCCCTTCGGTGACGACGTCGCGCTCTTCGTCTTTCGTCGGCAGCTTGCACGCGAACGCACAGGCCGAACAGGTCCCCTTCTTGTACTTCTTCTCGGCGACGGCGTCGCCCCCAATGTCCGCTGCGCCTTCGAAGGAGAGTTCCGAGAAGTACCGCGTCGGGAGGGCTTCGACCATGTTCGCGTACTCCGTGACGGAGGTCGTTCCCGACTCCTTCATCGGGTGGTCGGCCTGGGCGGCCTCGCCGTGAATCTCCATCTGAACCGGCGGAATCTCGACTTCGTTGGTCGAGTCGCCGTCGAACGTGATCGCCTTCACGTTCTTCGCACCGAGGACGGCTCCGAGACCGCCCCGTCCGAACGCGCGCTCACGCGAGGTCATGATCGACGCGAAGCGCACCTCGTTCTCGCCGGCGGGGCCGACGACGACCGTGTGATCTTCCTCGAGGCCGTGTTCGTCCTCGATGTACTCGCAGGTGTCAGTGACGGTCGCCTCTGCGAGATCCGGAACGGCCTCGAACTCGACGCCCTCGTCGGTGACGTGGACGATCACCAGTTCGTCGCTCGAACCGGTAATCTCGACGGCGCTGTAGCCCGTGCCGGTGAAGTTTCGCGAGAGGAATCCTCCCGCGTTCGAGGAGAGGAGGCCGTCGGTGAGCGGCGAGACACCCGTTGCGGACATCCGGCCGGTAAAGCTCATCGTCGAGTGCTGGAGTGGTCCCGTCGCCAGATACAGACGGTTCTGGGCACCCAGCGGGTCAACGTCGAACGGAACCCGATCGTGGGCCAGTTTCGTTCCGAGCGCACGACCACCGAGGTACGACTCGAGGACATCGTCGATATCCTCGGTGTCACTCGTTTGCTCCCCAACGTCGATCGTACACAGTGGTCCCCGGACGTGTTTCATATGGACACTAGTGCCGTCCGCGTCTGCAAAATGGTACCGGTTCCTGTCGTCGGAGCAAACAGTTGTGTGGGGTGAGTCGACTACGAACCACTCGAGTGAGTCAGCCGAGAGCCCGGAGTTCACCCTCGACTCGAGGGAGAGTCAGTCGGCCGAAGACGGCGTCGTCACGTCGTCTCCCGGAACGTGCGTTCGGTCGTCGAGAACGACCTCGAGTCGGTCGTCTGCAAATAGGCGGTCGATCTGATCGTAGGTGAATCGGCCATCACACTCCGTGCCGAGGAAGGTGATGAATCGGTCGGATCGGTCGACGACGGTCGCTAGCGAATCGCCGGTTCGATAGTAGTAGCGGACCGTGGTTCCGGGGAAAAGCGCGTCGGCGGTCGTCTGGAGGGACAACGCAGGGGAAGGGACCATACCCGTGGACACGCGAGCACTGATATCTGTCTTGTGGATTGGGGCCGGTCGACGACGACCGTCGCCGCCAGCGCAAGCCGCCTACTCGTCCTCGTAGATCCGATCCACGCGGTCGTCGAACTCGTCCAAGATGACGCGGCGCTTCTTCTTCATCGTCGGCGTCAGCATCTCGTTTTCTTCCGTGAACTCCTGTGGGACGAGTTCGAAGCGCTTGATCGTCTCGTGTTTCTCGAAGTCCTCGTTGACTCGCTGGACTTCCTCGCCGACGTACTCGCGGACGCGCTCGTCGTCACACATCTCCTCGAGGTCGTCGGGGAGGTCGATGCCCTCCTCGTCAGCCCAGTCGCGGATGTGCTCCGTGTTGGGGACGACCAGCGCGCCGATGTACTTCTCGTCGTTGCCGACGACCATACACTGCTCGACGACTTCGCTGGCCGCGAAGCCGTCCTCGATCGGCCCGGGGGCGACGTTCTTCCCCGTCGAGAGGACGATGATCTGTTTCACTCGGTCGCGGAACTCGAGGTAGCCGTCGGGTCGAAGGTGAACGATGTCGCCGGTTCGGAACCAGCGCTCGCCGTCGTCGTCTTCCGTGAACGCCCCTTCGGTCGCGCCGGGCTTGTTCCAGTACCCCTGCGTAACGTTGGGGCCGTTGACGAGGAGTTCACCGACGTCGCCGGGATCGTCCGCAAACGCCTCCTGATCCGCGACGCTCTCGTCGACGTCCAGTTCGACGCCGGGGAGCGCCGGACCGATGGTGCCGATCTCGACCGCTTCCGGCGGGTTCGTCGAGACGACTGGCGACGTTTCGGTGAGGCCGTAGCCCTCGTAGATCGGGAGCCCCATCGCGTGGTAGAGTTGGCAAAGCTCCGGCGAGAGGCTGCCGCCGCCGCTGATCAGCAACTCGATCTCGCCGCCGAGCGCCTCGCGAACGGTCGAGAAGACCAGTTTGTCCGCGAGGCGTTGCTTCGCGTTCAGGATCGGACCCGGAGAGTCCGCTCGCTGGTACTCGACGCCGACGTCGGTCGCCCACTCGAAGATCCGTCGTTTGGCACCGGATTCGCTGGCCTGTTCGCGGATGCCGTCGTAAATCTTCTCGTACACACGCGGAACGCTCGTCGCCGTCGTCGGCTGAACGGTCGCGAAGTCCTCTTGGAGGGTGTCCGGGTCCTCCGCGTAGGCGACGCAGGCTCCGGTCGCGAAGAGCACGAAGTGTCCAGCCGTCCGCTCGAAGACGTGTGCCAGCGGCAGGTACGACATCGCCAGCGAGTCTTCGTCGAGTGCAGGAACGTCGTCGGGTTTGTCCGGCCGCGGAGCGAACCGTTTTCGGACCGCGTTGACGTTCGAGCGAAAGTTCTTGTGGGTCAACTGGACGCCCTTGGGCTGACCCGTCGTTCCGCTCGTGTAGATCAGGCTCGCCAGGTCGTCCATCTCAGGCGCGTCGACGCGTTCCTGGTGGGCCTCGAGGTCGAACGTCTCCTCGCCGCGCTCGTAAACGTCCGCGAGGGTCATGATGTCGTCGCGGTCGTCGTAGCCCGACACTTCGTCCATCGAGACGATGAACTCGAGGTCGAGGTCGTCTTCGACCGTGAGTACCTTCTCGAGGAGGTCCTCGTTTTCGACGACGACGGCGGAGGCGTCCGGGTCGT from Natronorubrum sediminis encodes the following:
- a CDS encoding sensor histidine kinase, which produces MSTVRALCQAGQAKLSWLVSGFGLLSIAVFLGWAVWFRSVLDTTAIALSMVTIAAPALGLVWGGYRLERSQIGVDRYCRVVYWTTAVGLGFLAINLAMIVLFPWYSFAGDVAWAHFAVNTGAIAGFTFGFIEARAIQREVEATAVAVRAERLEDEREVLTYLNDLLRHEVLNSAQIISGHASLLLEEVGDEHRHRSSLETIDRESEGLTDVIDDVRAMLNASQTQDPTTSVDLSALVREEVQSFNERFDHLEIETTIPDDVAVSANSGVKWIVINLLENALEHNDSDRPHVTVTVTTTADTATVEVADNGPGISEETRRTLFERKSRNHGLGLYLVHILSNRYGGCVELNETSPDGSRFTVTLPRAGTDGRGANGTGEADDTDNTDVTDDTGKSASTNRSARTAAGDG
- a CDS encoding hotdog family protein: MTQPVEGETRTFERTFTVEDVQQFGELTGDDQSRHTEPDENGRVMVQGLLTATLPTKLGSDNDVLASTMELDFRRPVFTGERITCRSTYDTVVERDDRYEFTSDVVCENDDGDTVLTTTTEGLIWKDE
- a CDS encoding AMP-dependent synthetase/ligase, giving the protein MSWRDAEREYEDEVIGETTLGRLFEDTVERNANRPAQQYKGGIYDRSLTDSVLPAADSGEFRSISYSEMRDIVRNVSAGFHDLGVGQGDRVGLFANTRMEWAQCDFALLSAGAVITTVYTSSSPDQVEYLLDDPDASAVVVENEDLLEKVLTVEDDLDLEFIVSMDEVSGYDDRDDIMTLADVYERGEETFDLEAHQERVDAPEMDDLASLIYTSGTTGQPKGVQLTHKNFRSNVNAVRKRFAPRPDKPDDVPALDEDSLAMSYLPLAHVFERTAGHFVLFATGACVAYAEDPDTLQEDFATVQPTTATSVPRVYEKIYDGIREQASESGAKRRIFEWATDVGVEYQRADSPGPILNAKQRLADKLVFSTVREALGGEIELLISGGGSLSPELCQLYHAMGLPIYEGYGLTETSPVVSTNPPEAVEIGTIGPALPGVELDVDESVADQEAFADDPGDVGELLVNGPNVTQGYWNKPGATEGAFTEDDDGERWFRTGDIVHLRPDGYLEFRDRVKQIIVLSTGKNVAPGPIEDGFAASEVVEQCMVVGNDEKYIGALVVPNTEHIRDWADEEGIDLPDDLEEMCDDERVREYVGEEVQRVNEDFEKHETIKRFELVPQEFTEENEMLTPTMKKKRRVILDEFDDRVDRIYEDE
- a CDS encoding aldehyde ferredoxin oxidoreductase family protein encodes the protein MKHVRGPLCTIDVGEQTSDTEDIDDVLESYLGGRALGTKLAHDRVPFDVDPLGAQNRLYLATGPLQHSTMSFTGRMSATGVSPLTDGLLSSNAGGFLSRNFTGTGYSAVEITGSSDELVIVHVTDEGVEFEAVPDLAEATVTDTCEYIEDEHGLEEDHTVVVGPAGENEVRFASIMTSRERAFGRGGLGAVLGAKNVKAITFDGDSTNEVEIPPVQMEIHGEAAQADHPMKESGTTSVTEYANMVEALPTRYFSELSFEGAADIGGDAVAEKKYKKGTCSACAFACKLPTKDEERDVVTEGPEYETVMAFGSNSGVDDVVDVMKSNKLCDELGLDTISAGDVVAAYLESEDEFGNVDLIHDLVEKIAYREDVGDTLAEGIDAFHDELGVENWTVKGMEFPAHDGRTLNGQGLAFATSNRGADHMYAEFYPYEYPLVDADDAFDKDGLEGKPPKVIELENINAIKDSGVLCKFSRDFMTPERLETLLDADYEELLELGGEVVSLERHFNNQRGFDRGDDTLPYEVPEFETGLSEYYEEREWNDDGTVPAERFDSSAASAPADD
- a CDS encoding MBL fold metallo-hydrolase, which produces MDSAIGDVQEVTAGECTDCYFLDTGMYETAGYGGVYIVDDDNPAVVETGLGTNHELILEALEELEIAYEDLAAIVVTHIHLDHAGGAGLLAEACPNADVYVPAPGTSLLADPSKLVAGTKAAVGDQWQYYVDPLPIDEDRIVSVEEGDVIDLGTHELRAHHAPGHAFHQLVYEDPANDAVFVGDAAGIWAPGPETITETSPPSDFDLEECLADVEMLQELDPDVLLYTHFGPRAVGDNAEAALEEYATVLTEWVDEVESKREELEGDEAVLEHFAASSEMADTWGAEKASAEAVMNARGVLGYLDADE